In Oreochromis aureus strain Israel breed Guangdong linkage group 20, ZZ_aureus, whole genome shotgun sequence, the following are encoded in one genomic region:
- the LOC120435401 gene encoding deoxynucleoside triphosphate triphosphohydrolase SAMHD1-like: protein MEDNDPISKAFFYRKDKPDKAIPISKSKVSKFLPQHFSDEILGVYWKNHEGLQGKERKNKEKEVKKFFKTQCEDYGFEIQNAEEDGGNDSQTPVPVNLNM, encoded by the exons ATGGAAGACAATGACCCCATCAGTAAAGCATTTTTCTATCGCAAGGACAAGCCTGACAAAGCAATCCCAATATCCAAATCAAAG GTGTCCAAGTTTCTCCCACAGCACTTTTCTGACGAGATACTTGGGGTTTACTGGAAGAACCATGAAGGACTGcaaggaaaagagagaaaaaataaagaaaaagaggtCAAAAAATTCTTTAAAACCCAGTGCGAGGACTATGGCTTTGAG ATACAGAATGCAGAAGAGGATGGTGGCAATGACAGTCAAACTCCAGTACCAGTCAATCTGAACATGTGA